From one Bacillus sp. FJAT-42376 genomic stretch:
- the yumC gene encoding ferredoxin--NADP reductase 2, with product MKEDTKVYDITIIGGGPVGLFTAFYGGMRQASVKIIESLPQLGGQLSALYPEKYIYDVAGFPKVRAQELINNLKEQMAMFNPAVALEQAVEEVEKQADGVFKLTTNSEVHYTKTIIITAGNGAFQPRRIELENAAQYEGKNMHYFIDDLNSFAGKRVMICGGGDSALDWALMLEPIAEKVTLVHRRDKFRAHEHSVEQLMNSKVEVMTPFIPEEIIGEDRIEQVVLQEVKGERKEVIDIDDLIVNFGFVSSLGPIKNWDLNIEKNNIVVNSKMETNIEGIYAAGDICTYDGKVKLIASGFGEAPTAVNNAKAYMDPKARVQPLHSTSLFEK from the coding sequence GTGAAAGAAGATACAAAGGTTTATGACATAACCATTATAGGAGGAGGTCCTGTAGGACTGTTCACCGCTTTTTACGGAGGGATGAGACAAGCTAGTGTAAAGATCATCGAAAGTCTCCCTCAGCTCGGCGGTCAGCTATCTGCCCTCTATCCTGAAAAATACATATATGATGTAGCCGGTTTTCCAAAGGTACGTGCTCAAGAGTTAATCAATAACCTGAAAGAGCAAATGGCTATGTTTAATCCGGCAGTTGCCCTGGAACAGGCTGTAGAAGAAGTAGAGAAACAAGCGGACGGCGTATTCAAGCTGACCACCAACTCTGAAGTCCACTACACCAAAACGATTATCATTACGGCAGGAAATGGTGCATTCCAGCCCCGCCGCATTGAACTTGAAAATGCTGCACAATATGAAGGCAAAAACATGCACTATTTCATTGATGACCTGAATTCATTTGCGGGTAAGCGTGTCATGATCTGCGGAGGCGGAGATTCGGCTCTGGACTGGGCCCTCATGCTCGAGCCTATTGCGGAGAAAGTTACTCTTGTTCACCGCCGCGACAAATTCCGTGCCCACGAACACAGCGTTGAGCAGCTGATGAATTCAAAAGTAGAAGTCATGACACCATTTATTCCTGAGGAAATTATCGGCGAAGACCGCATCGAACAAGTCGTCCTTCAGGAAGTAAAAGGCGAGCGCAAAGAAGTCATCGACATTGATGACTTAATCGTCAACTTCGGATTCGTTTCATCTCTGGGACCAATCAAAAACTGGGATTTAAATATCGAAAAGAATAATATTGTGGTGAATTCAAAAATGGAAACAAACATCGAAGGCATCTACGCAGCCGGAGATATCTGTACGTATGACGGAAAAGTGAAGCTGATTGCCAGCGGATTCGGAGAAGCGCCGACTGCTGTCAATAACGCAAAAGCTTACATGGATCCTAAAGCGCGTGTACAGCCGCTTCACAGCACCAGTTTGTTTGAGAAATAA
- a CDS encoding radical SAM protein has product MPNRPYLFYDLTNSICSTCLRKVEAKVIIQDEKVYLVKHCMKHGREKVLISTDVEYYKKCREFIKPSEMPYRWNTPIKYGCPYDCGLCPDHEQHSCLTVLEVTERCNLKCPICYAESGPDKGRFRSMEEIEFMLDAIIKNEREPDIVQISGGEPTIHPQFFDILDLVKSKPIKHIMLNTNGLRIANDPSFAERLASYAPGFEIYLQFDSFEEEALLELRGVDLRETRRKAIEHLNAWNLSTTLVVTLKKGLNDHEIGKVIQYGLEQRCVRGVTFQPIQAAGRLEQYNPETDRLTLSEVRRQIIDQSEVFNQEDIIPVPCHPDSLAMGYALKLNGKVTPLTGMIDPDILLQGESNTIVFEQDENIRNMIYKLFSLNHSPQSTALSLKDLLCCLPKVVLPGQIGYDNVFRVIIMQFLDAYDFDVRSVKKSCVHIAHPDGRIIPFDTYNLFYRDDKEQLLKEIQAEIETGVRL; this is encoded by the coding sequence ATGCCTAACAGGCCGTATTTATTTTATGATTTGACGAACAGTATTTGTTCTACATGTTTAAGAAAAGTAGAGGCAAAGGTCATTATTCAAGATGAAAAGGTGTATCTGGTGAAGCATTGTATGAAGCATGGACGGGAGAAAGTGCTGATTTCAACGGATGTGGAGTATTACAAAAAGTGCCGCGAATTTATAAAGCCTTCGGAAATGCCGTATCGCTGGAATACGCCGATTAAGTATGGATGTCCGTATGACTGCGGGCTTTGTCCGGATCATGAGCAGCACAGCTGTTTGACGGTGCTTGAGGTGACGGAGCGGTGCAATTTGAAGTGTCCGATTTGCTATGCGGAATCAGGTCCTGATAAGGGGCGCTTTCGCTCTATGGAAGAGATCGAGTTTATGCTGGATGCAATCATTAAAAATGAGCGGGAGCCTGACATCGTTCAGATCAGCGGCGGAGAACCGACGATTCATCCTCAGTTTTTTGATATCTTGGATTTAGTGAAATCCAAACCGATTAAGCACATTATGCTGAATACAAATGGGCTGCGGATTGCGAATGATCCGTCTTTTGCGGAGAGGCTTGCCTCCTATGCACCTGGTTTCGAAATTTACCTTCAGTTTGACAGCTTTGAAGAAGAAGCTCTTTTGGAACTAAGAGGGGTGGATTTAAGGGAAACAAGGCGGAAGGCCATTGAGCATTTGAATGCATGGAATCTTTCGACGACTTTGGTGGTGACGCTGAAGAAGGGCCTGAATGATCATGAAATCGGTAAGGTGATTCAGTATGGGCTTGAGCAGCGCTGTGTCAGGGGCGTTACGTTTCAGCCAATTCAGGCTGCCGGAAGACTGGAACAGTATAACCCTGAAACGGACAGACTGACGCTCAGTGAGGTACGCAGGCAGATAATTGATCAGTCGGAAGTGTTTAATCAGGAGGATATTATTCCGGTACCGTGCCACCCGGATTCCCTGGCCATGGGATATGCGCTAAAGCTGAATGGAAAAGTAACACCGCTTACCGGGATGATTGATCCGGATATTTTGCTTCAGGGAGAGAGCAATACGATTGTGTTTGAGCAGGATGAGAATATCCGGAATATGATTTACAAATTGTTTTCTTTAAATCATTCGCCTCAGTCGACTGCTCTGTCACTGAAAGATTTGCTGTGCTGCCTGCCTAAGGTCGTGCTTCCCGGACAGATCGGTTATGACAATGTTTTCAGGGTGATTATCATGCAATTTTTGGATGCATATGATTTTGATGTCAGGTCGGTTAAGAAATCTTGTGTTCATATTGCGCATCCTGATGGGAGAATTATTCCTTTTGATACATACAATTTGTTTTATAGGGATGACAAGGAGCAATTGCTAAAAGAGATACAGGCTGAGATTGAAACGGGAGTCAGGCTATGA
- a CDS encoding prolipoprotein diacylglyceryl transferase family protein, with product MDFPVYIFGLHPHFLLESLAYFIGFRVYLWTKRPSEMTKDTGMWIVVGVVLGAAAGSKILYWLEDPGATVQHWNDPVYLLQGKTIVGALIGGLIGVELTKKLVGWKSSTGDDFVLPLIVGMMIGRIGCFLTGVEDHTFGMETSWITGMDLGDGVRRHPTALYEIAFLLLLLSVHGSLKKRGGYWEGFYFQVFMFSYFLFRFLIDFIKPTPDLFLMMNNVQWACLFGMLYYANLMRRKSAQTERGMFHA from the coding sequence ATGGATTTTCCGGTATACATATTTGGGCTTCACCCTCATTTCCTCCTTGAGAGTCTGGCATATTTTATCGGATTTCGGGTTTATCTTTGGACGAAGCGTCCTAGTGAGATGACGAAGGATACGGGGATGTGGATTGTAGTGGGAGTGGTTTTGGGGGCTGCTGCCGGATCAAAAATTTTATATTGGCTGGAGGACCCGGGAGCGACTGTCCAGCATTGGAATGACCCTGTATACCTTTTACAGGGGAAGACGATCGTGGGAGCGCTTATAGGTGGACTGATTGGTGTAGAGCTGACAAAGAAGCTGGTGGGATGGAAGTCCTCGACTGGTGATGATTTTGTTCTTCCTCTCATTGTTGGGATGATGATTGGCCGGATTGGCTGCTTTCTGACTGGGGTGGAGGATCATACTTTTGGAATGGAAACGTCTTGGATCACAGGGATGGATTTGGGAGATGGGGTCAGGCGCCATCCGACGGCTCTTTATGAGATTGCTTTTTTGCTGCTTTTGCTTAGTGTGCATGGGTCCTTAAAAAAGAGGGGCGGATATTGGGAAGGTTTTTATTTTCAGGTGTTTATGTTTTCGTACTTTCTATTCCGGTTTTTGATTGATTTTATTAAACCGACGCCAGATTTGTTTTTGATGATGAACAATGTGCAATGGGCTTGTCTTTTCGGGATGCTTTATTATGCGAACTTGATGAGGAGAAAATCGGCGCAGACGGAGAGGGGAATGTTTCATGCCTAA
- a CDS encoding transposase has product MPRARNWSQYKDGTYHIISRAIRKWSLFEDYRDKDRYLTILEETQQKYPFKLHAFCLMKNHVHLLIEVMDHQPNVIMKQINFRYARYFNFRHKHKGHLFEGRYFAEPISTVSKFLNTSRYIHLNPYKALAVKQAEDYKWSSYPYLVKNLVCPILYKNKTLSHFSPPYEENFKHFTEELKWQDKEELPSL; this is encoded by the coding sequence ATGCCAAGAGCAAGAAATTGGAGTCAGTATAAGGATGGGACCTATCATATTATTTCAAGAGCTATTAGAAAATGGTCATTGTTTGAGGACTACCGTGATAAGGATCGCTATCTGACCATTTTGGAGGAAACTCAGCAGAAATATCCGTTCAAACTACATGCGTTTTGCTTAATGAAAAACCACGTTCATCTCCTCATTGAAGTAATGGATCACCAGCCAAATGTTATCATGAAGCAGATTAATTTCCGATATGCCCGGTACTTCAATTTCCGGCATAAGCACAAGGGGCATCTATTTGAAGGAAGGTATTTTGCTGAACCGATTAGTACCGTCTCTAAATTTTTAAACACTTCCCGATATATCCACTTAAATCCTTATAAAGCGCTGGCTGTTAAGCAGGCAGAAGATTATAAATGGAGCAGCTATCCTTATCTAGTAAAGAACCTTGTATGCCCCATCCTTTATAAAAACAAAACTCTAAGTCATTTTTCTCCTCCTTATGAAGAAAACTTCAAGCATTTCACAGAAGAATTAAAATGGCAGGATAAAGAAGAACTGCCTTCACTATGA
- a CDS encoding iron-sulfur cluster assembly accessory protein: MADIITITEAASFQIKDMMKEHEEENAYLRVGIKGGGCSGLSYGMGFDHEKQEGDTELEFYGIPVLIDKDSAPALKGTVIDFKQSLMGGGFTIDNPNAIASCGCGSSFVTATNKGTPEEC, translated from the coding sequence ATGGCTGACATTATCACAATTACAGAAGCAGCATCCTTTCAAATAAAAGATATGATGAAAGAACACGAAGAAGAAAATGCCTACCTTCGCGTCGGAATCAAAGGAGGAGGCTGCAGCGGCCTTTCCTACGGCATGGGATTTGACCACGAAAAACAAGAAGGCGACACAGAACTTGAATTCTACGGAATCCCTGTTCTGATTGATAAAGACAGCGCGCCGGCATTAAAGGGCACAGTCATCGACTTCAAACAATCCTTAATGGGCGGAGGGTTCACCATCGATAACCCGAACGCCATCGCAAGCTGCGGCTGCGGATCATCGTTTGTCACCGCGACGAATAAGGGTACTCCGGAAGAGTGCTGA
- the dapF gene encoding diaminopimelate epimerase, producing MNTFKFTKMHGLGNNYIYVNMFEESLKEGELPRIAKEVANPFTGIGSDGMILICPSEKAPVKMRIFNNDGSEALNCGNGLRCVAKYAYEHQLVKDPVFKIETLSGLVEAKVQVENNTVQAVTIDMGEPRLFKKDIPMDGNPGQTTIAEQMEFQGTEYEITALSMGNPHIIFYIEDIEKAPLTTLGPIVEKDPRFHDGINVEFIEVLTEKELNFRVWERGSGITQACGTGACAAAVASVLNGKSPRGEDITVHLAGGDLIINWTEHGSVLMTGPAEVIAEGTYYIR from the coding sequence ATGAATACCTTTAAATTCACGAAGATGCATGGTCTGGGGAATAATTATATCTATGTAAATATGTTTGAAGAAAGTCTAAAAGAAGGCGAACTTCCGCGAATTGCAAAAGAGGTGGCCAATCCTTTTACAGGAATAGGGTCAGATGGGATGATCCTTATTTGTCCTTCTGAAAAAGCCCCTGTAAAAATGAGGATTTTTAATAATGACGGATCGGAAGCGCTCAACTGCGGAAACGGCTTGAGGTGTGTAGCAAAATACGCATACGAGCATCAGCTTGTCAAAGACCCGGTTTTTAAAATTGAAACCCTGTCCGGACTAGTCGAAGCAAAAGTCCAAGTTGAAAACAATACAGTACAGGCAGTTACCATAGATATGGGGGAGCCGCGGCTGTTCAAAAAGGATATTCCAATGGATGGAAATCCCGGACAGACAACGATTGCGGAACAAATGGAATTCCAGGGAACCGAATACGAAATTACTGCACTTTCCATGGGAAATCCTCATATCATTTTTTATATAGAAGATATAGAAAAAGCCCCTTTAACAACACTCGGGCCCATCGTTGAAAAAGATCCAAGATTCCATGATGGAATCAACGTAGAATTCATCGAGGTTTTAACGGAAAAAGAGTTAAACTTCCGTGTATGGGAAAGAGGATCCGGCATCACACAAGCATGCGGAACCGGGGCATGCGCTGCTGCCGTCGCTTCTGTACTAAACGGCAAATCCCCGAGAGGAGAAGACATAACCGTTCACCTGGCAGGAGGGGATCTGATTATTAACTGGACAGAACACGGAAGTGTCCTCATGACCGGCCCTGCAGAAGTCATCGCAGAAGGCACCTACTACATCCGCTGA
- a CDS encoding DUF2225 domain-containing protein: protein METPYLYDKNTTCTLCSFQIRTKKLRSSFIRIDYSESDFYSKYKGDHCNPLLYYVTVCPNCGYSFSDEFTPRLSAPARNQLIKYIWEKWSKKDYCQERTPEMAISAYKLAIYCAGLKSEKHSVKAGLHHRLAWMYRDAENKEEELRFLKLALEEYLQSYMKEDYLGSKLTEMKVLYLIGELSRRTGKENQAVRYFSRMIENQSVTKEKGIIEMAKDRWQEMREERAKQKLLM from the coding sequence ATGGAAACTCCATATTTATATGATAAAAATACTACGTGTACTCTTTGCAGTTTCCAGATTCGGACGAAAAAACTGCGTTCTTCTTTTATCAGAATCGATTACAGCGAATCAGACTTTTATTCTAAATACAAAGGGGATCACTGCAATCCGCTTTTATATTATGTTACCGTCTGCCCAAATTGCGGCTATTCTTTTTCCGATGAATTTACTCCTCGCTTGAGCGCGCCTGCCAGAAATCAGCTCATCAAGTACATTTGGGAGAAATGGTCAAAAAAGGATTATTGTCAGGAACGCACCCCCGAGATGGCCATCTCCGCTTATAAATTGGCGATTTACTGTGCAGGGCTGAAGAGCGAAAAGCATTCGGTAAAGGCCGGCCTGCACCACCGGCTTGCCTGGATGTACCGGGATGCAGAAAATAAGGAAGAGGAGCTCAGATTTTTAAAGCTTGCACTTGAGGAGTATTTGCAGTCTTATATGAAGGAAGATTATCTAGGAAGCAAACTGACGGAGATGAAGGTGCTGTATTTAATAGGAGAGCTTAGCCGGAGAACCGGTAAGGAAAACCAGGCCGTGCGTTATTTTTCCAGAATGATTGAAAACCAGAGCGTGACAAAGGAAAAGGGAATAATTGAAATGGCCAAAGACCGCTGGCAGGAAATGAGAGAGGAACGGGCTAAACAAAAGCTATTGATGTAA
- a CDS encoding YuzB family protein: MKPIIEFCISNLANGSQRALEILEKDPNLDIVEYGCLGYCGKCFESMYALVNGEAVSGETPDELVENIYQHLEENPMF, translated from the coding sequence ATGAAGCCGATCATTGAATTCTGCATAAGCAATCTGGCAAACGGATCACAGCGAGCACTCGAAATACTCGAAAAAGATCCGAATTTGGATATTGTGGAATACGGCTGTCTTGGATATTGCGGAAAGTGCTTTGAATCCATGTACGCACTTGTAAATGGAGAAGCGGTTTCTGGAGAAACTCCGGACGAACTCGTTGAAAATATTTATCAGCATCTGGAAGAGAACCCGATGTTTTAA
- a CDS encoding NAD(P)/FAD-dependent oxidoreductase, with translation MKNLVILGGGYGGMRILQRLLPNNLPNDVQITLVDKNPYHCLKTEYYALAAGTISDHHIRVDFPEHEKLTHKYGEVASINRDGKEIVFTNGETLGYDDLVVGLGCEDKYHAVPGAQEYSYSIQTIDQSRKTYREVNDLPAGAIVSIVGAGLSGVELASELRESRKDLKIKLFDRGATILSMFPERLSRYVQSWFEDHGVEIINGANITKVEPNIVYNHDEPVHSDVIVWTAGIQPSKIVREMDVEKDTQGRVVLTPQHYLPNDKSVFVVGDCASLPYAPSAQLAEAQAEQIVVVLLKRWKNEPEPESFPQFKLKGILGSLGKKHGFGLLNEKPLMGRVPRLLKSGILWMYKFHRG, from the coding sequence ATGAAAAATCTAGTCATTCTTGGCGGCGGGTACGGGGGAATGAGAATTCTTCAAAGACTGCTTCCAAATAACCTTCCAAATGATGTTCAAATCACCCTGGTTGATAAAAATCCCTACCACTGCCTGAAAACGGAATATTACGCACTGGCAGCGGGAACGATTTCCGATCACCACATCCGGGTTGATTTTCCGGAACATGAAAAGCTGACACACAAGTATGGGGAAGTCGCTTCCATTAACCGGGACGGAAAAGAGATTGTTTTTACGAATGGGGAAACACTTGGATATGATGATCTTGTAGTGGGTCTTGGCTGTGAAGATAAGTATCACGCTGTGCCGGGTGCACAGGAATATTCCTACAGCATTCAAACGATTGACCAGTCCCGCAAAACGTATCGCGAGGTAAATGACCTGCCGGCAGGTGCAATTGTTTCCATAGTCGGTGCTGGATTAAGCGGCGTGGAACTTGCCAGTGAGCTTCGGGAAAGCCGCAAAGATTTAAAGATTAAATTGTTTGACCGGGGCGCTACCATTCTCTCTATGTTTCCTGAGCGGCTTAGCCGTTACGTGCAGAGCTGGTTTGAGGACCATGGAGTAGAGATTATCAACGGAGCGAACATAACGAAGGTTGAGCCGAATATCGTTTACAATCATGATGAACCTGTTCATAGTGATGTCATTGTCTGGACGGCTGGGATTCAGCCGAGTAAGATAGTCCGCGAAATGGATGTTGAAAAGGATACCCAAGGCCGGGTCGTGCTGACTCCGCAGCATTACCTTCCAAATGACAAGAGTGTTTTTGTGGTTGGAGATTGCGCCTCACTTCCGTATGCTCCAAGCGCTCAGCTTGCCGAAGCACAGGCTGAACAGATTGTTGTTGTTTTATTGAAACGGTGGAAAAATGAGCCGGAACCGGAATCATTCCCGCAGTTTAAGCTTAAAGGCATACTGGGATCTCTGGGCAAAAAGCACGGTTTCGGTCTGTTAAATGAGAAGCCGCTTATGGGCCGGGTACCGAGGCTTCTTAAATCGGGAATTTTATGGATGTACAAGTTTCATAGAGGATAA
- a CDS encoding YuzD family protein: MNIEVYGAERLCPSCVNMPSSKETQEWLSAALARKFPNHPIHVDYIDIDAPNLEGEREEIAEKVRNDEYFYPLVVLNGKVVGEGSPRLKTICEELEKLGLVQGA; this comes from the coding sequence ATGAACATTGAAGTATACGGTGCTGAAAGATTGTGTCCAAGCTGTGTAAATATGCCATCATCAAAAGAAACCCAGGAATGGCTGAGTGCCGCACTGGCAAGAAAATTTCCCAATCATCCCATTCATGTGGATTATATAGACATTGATGCTCCGAATCTGGAAGGGGAAAGAGAAGAGATCGCTGAAAAAGTCCGCAATGACGAATACTTTTATCCTCTTGTTGTGCTGAATGGAAAAGTTGTCGGGGAAGGCAGCCCCCGCCTTAAAACCATATGCGAAGAACTCGAAAAACTTGGATTGGTGCAGGGCGCCTAA
- a CDS encoding NifU family protein, whose product MEENQREQVQEVLDKLRPFLLRDGGDCELVDVEDGIVKLRLLGACGSCPSSTITLKAGIERALLEEVPGVVEVEQVF is encoded by the coding sequence ATGGAAGAAAATCAAAGAGAACAAGTACAGGAAGTACTAGATAAATTGCGACCTTTTTTACTTCGCGACGGCGGAGACTGTGAACTGGTGGATGTGGAGGACGGAATTGTAAAACTTCGTCTTTTAGGAGCTTGCGGAAGCTGCCCAAGTTCAACCATTACGCTTAAAGCCGGGATCGAGCGCGCTTTGCTTGAGGAAGTACCGGGAGTAGTGGAAGTAGAACAAGTATTTTAA
- a CDS encoding S9 family peptidase, with protein sequence MKRKIDANDLYHIKIPADPRISPDGQQIVFTESFINATSYTYHSHLHVISRQNDTVEQWTFGESKNHTPRWSPAGNLAFVSDRSGVPQIYLMKSGGGEAKQLTSSGHGAANPVWVNEDQLLFQSYLQAGESLHIPKEKPDQPAVLEVTEMQYKSDRDGFIRNRKSRLFLLDLKTNETKELVTCEGGAESPALSGEYIACIHYPPESPGKGLVSDVLLINKESAEEKNLTAGKGQFSKPQFSPDGRFLAFFGHEKDYKSATLQKLWIYEMETERLQCLTAEWDMYAGDAAVSDSLYGAVSPSIQWTADSQGFYLLVSDRGSTGVYYGSVEGLMYPVRLESEHVHGLTMHPSEHWGILSISTPVSPSELFEVNFQTGEIHQLTRLNQSWLEEVTVSEPEPIETEAEDGWTIHGWLMKPAAMEDGKKYPLILEIHGGPHMMYANTYFHEFQVLASDGYAVLYVNPRGSHGYGQDFANLNRGDYGGSDYKDLMSAVDAAIAQYPFIDEERIGVTGGSYGGFMTNWMVGHTNRFKAAVTQRSISNWLSFYGVSDIGTFFTEWEVGGTMPEDAMKLWDHSPLKYADEIETPLLILHSEKDYRCPIEQAEQLYMVLKRKGKTVKFLRFPDQNHELSRSGHPFLRAERMNAIRQWFNEYM encoded by the coding sequence ATGAAAAGGAAAATAGACGCAAACGATTTATATCATATAAAAATCCCGGCCGATCCGCGTATATCACCGGATGGCCAGCAGATTGTTTTTACAGAATCTTTCATTAACGCAACGTCTTATACATACCATTCACACCTGCATGTGATCAGCAGACAAAATGATACGGTGGAACAATGGACATTTGGAGAAAGTAAAAATCATACACCGCGCTGGTCGCCAGCGGGAAATCTTGCCTTTGTGTCGGACCGTTCAGGCGTCCCCCAGATTTATTTGATGAAGTCTGGAGGGGGCGAGGCGAAACAGCTCACCTCTTCCGGTCATGGGGCAGCGAATCCTGTGTGGGTGAACGAGGATCAGCTGCTCTTTCAATCTTATTTACAGGCTGGCGAATCCCTGCATATTCCAAAGGAAAAACCAGATCAGCCGGCAGTGCTTGAAGTAACAGAAATGCAGTACAAATCAGACCGGGACGGATTTATACGCAACCGAAAAAGCAGGCTTTTTCTCCTTGATCTTAAGACAAATGAAACAAAAGAACTGGTAACGTGTGAAGGCGGTGCTGAAAGTCCGGCGTTATCAGGTGAATACATAGCCTGCATCCATTATCCTCCGGAATCACCCGGAAAAGGACTGGTTTCAGACGTCCTTTTAATCAATAAAGAATCCGCGGAAGAGAAGAACCTTACAGCAGGAAAAGGGCAATTTTCCAAACCGCAGTTTTCTCCGGACGGCCGTTTTCTCGCATTCTTCGGACATGAGAAAGATTATAAAAGCGCCACCCTTCAAAAGCTTTGGATCTATGAAATGGAGACTGAGAGACTGCAATGTCTGACAGCTGAATGGGATATGTACGCAGGAGATGCGGCTGTCAGCGACTCTCTGTATGGAGCCGTTTCTCCATCAATCCAATGGACAGCAGATTCACAAGGCTTTTATCTGCTTGTATCAGACCGGGGAAGCACAGGTGTCTATTACGGATCTGTTGAGGGACTCATGTATCCTGTCCGATTGGAGTCTGAGCATGTCCATGGCTTAACGATGCATCCATCAGAGCACTGGGGAATTCTTTCCATCAGCACTCCTGTATCCCCATCTGAACTGTTCGAAGTAAACTTTCAGACGGGTGAGATCCATCAGCTTACGCGACTGAATCAGAGCTGGCTGGAAGAGGTGACGGTTTCGGAACCAGAACCGATTGAAACAGAAGCAGAAGATGGCTGGACCATTCATGGGTGGCTGATGAAGCCTGCCGCCATGGAGGACGGGAAAAAGTACCCTTTAATCCTTGAAATTCATGGGGGGCCGCATATGATGTATGCGAATACTTATTTCCATGAATTCCAGGTCCTCGCGTCGGATGGGTATGCCGTTCTGTACGTAAACCCGAGAGGAAGCCACGGGTATGGACAGGATTTTGCAAATCTCAACCGGGGTGATTATGGCGGAAGTGATTATAAGGATTTAATGAGTGCCGTCGATGCGGCAATCGCACAATATCCATTCATAGATGAGGAAAGAATTGGTGTAACAGGAGGAAGCTACGGCGGGTTTATGACAAACTGGATGGTCGGCCATACAAACCGGTTTAAAGCAGCTGTAACCCAGCGCTCCATCAGCAACTGGCTCAGCTTTTACGGAGTCAGTGATATTGGCACCTTCTTCACAGAATGGGAAGTAGGCGGAACCATGCCGGAGGACGCCATGAAGCTTTGGGACCACTCACCGCTGAAATATGCGGATGAAATCGAAACGCCGCTTCTTATCCTTCACAGCGAAAAGGACTACAGATGCCCGATTGAACAGGCAGAACAGCTTTATATGGTTCTGAAGAGGAAAGGAAAGACTGTCAAATTTCTCCGTTTCCCCGACCAAAATCATGAACTGTCCAGAAGCGGCCATCCTTTCCTGAGAGCTGAAAGAATGAATGCGATTCGCCAATGGTTTAACGAGTATATGTAA
- the thrB gene encoding homoserine kinase — protein sequence MKEGEMLKIKVPGSTANLGPGFDSIGMALSRYLILTVSPSDFWFFESESPETAGLPEGKENLIYQVAVRTASKYGAVLPPCHVKVWSDIPVARGLGSSAAAIVAGVELADALGGLSLTLMEKARLASLEEDHPDNAGASVYGGLVIGLHQKDETHIVRVPDFKLEPVVVIPSYKIFTKDAREVLPGLLPFKTAVEAGAVGNMLVAALMTANWPLAGQMMEKDLLHQPYRGALTPELELVAAAAREAGAYGTALSGAGPAVICFAKQGDGSRIAERLRIQFTACQVDLLYVPAEGSTVERFSSYNHSGSI from the coding sequence ATGAAAGAGGGGGAGATGCTGAAGATAAAAGTTCCGGGCAGCACGGCCAATCTTGGACCGGGTTTTGACTCCATCGGCATGGCGCTCAGCCGGTATCTTATTCTAACTGTTTCTCCGTCAGACTTCTGGTTTTTTGAATCCGAAAGTCCTGAGACAGCCGGTTTGCCGGAGGGAAAAGAGAATCTGATTTATCAGGTTGCCGTGCGGACAGCTTCAAAATATGGCGCAGTTCTTCCGCCCTGTCATGTAAAAGTGTGGAGTGACATTCCTGTTGCAAGAGGACTTGGGAGCAGTGCTGCTGCTATTGTGGCAGGAGTGGAGCTTGCAGATGCATTAGGCGGCCTCTCTCTTACATTGATGGAAAAGGCGAGGCTTGCGAGTCTTGAAGAGGATCATCCTGACAATGCTGGAGCCTCTGTATACGGGGGACTGGTTATTGGACTCCATCAAAAAGATGAAACCCATATTGTCCGCGTTCCTGATTTTAAATTGGAACCGGTAGTCGTCATCCCTTCTTATAAAATCTTTACGAAGGATGCAAGAGAGGTACTGCCGGGGTTATTGCCATTTAAAACAGCCGTAGAAGCAGGGGCTGTTGGGAATATGCTAGTTGCGGCCCTCATGACAGCAAATTGGCCGCTGGCGGGACAGATGATGGAGAAAGATCTCCTTCACCAGCCTTATAGGGGCGCGCTGACTCCAGAATTAGAACTTGTTGCAGCTGCTGCAAGGGAAGCCGGAGCATACGGCACAGCCCTGAGCGGAGCAGGCCCTGCTGTTATCTGTTTTGCAAAACAAGGGGACGGATCAAGGATTGCTGAACGGCTCCGTATCCAATTTACAGCTTGTCAAGTTGACCTTTTATATGTTCCGGCCGAGGGCAGCACAGTCGAACGGTTTTCCAGCTATAATCATTCCGGGAGTATATGA